The DNA region TAAATAAAACTGCTCATTTGCGGAAAATCATTTATCTCGCTTGGTTCATTGTCAGTTAGCCTCATGTATTACAATGCTCGAATCACGCTGCCAAGTTGTCGGCAGTCCAATGACCCGAACGCAGCTAAGGCTGCCCCCTGGGTGATAGCACCCTGGAGGCAGCCCTTTATATATAAACGCGGCTTAAGGCCGCGAAATTGGATTACATGTCATCCCGGATTTGGATCCGCTTGGCGCGAGTGTTCGGCTGTTTCGGGATCTCCAGCTTCAGCACTCCGTTCTTCAACGATGCGGTGATGCCGTCCTCGTCAATATGCTGAACATGGAAGTGGCGTACGTATTCGCCGTAGCTGCGCTCTCTCCGGATGATATTTTGATCCGAATCCTCCACGTTGCTAGCTTCCTTGCGCACGGCTTTAATCGTCAGGTAAGGCTCCTCGTAGCGGATTTCAATGTCGTCTTTATGGAATCCGGGCAATTCCGCTTCAACCAGATAAGCATTCTCCGTCTCACGGATATCGGTTTTAAAGGACATCGCCGCCGAACCCTTGAACGGTGCAAAAAAGTCGTTGCTAAACACATCATTGAATGACTTCATCAGCTGGCTGATGGAGTCCTCTCTGCGTTTTCCAAAAGGAATCATATCAAACATGATGCATTCCCCTTTCTTTGACCTTGTTTGACCTTACATGTTCATTATATGCCCGTCGAAGGGTTATGACAAAGCCGAATAAACCCGATATGGACCTGAATCCGCTTGTTTTGGCTGGAAATGGCCATGTTTTAGCGTTTAATATTTGATTTTGACTATCCTTGACCTTTGACCTTTTGCTTTCTGCTGTTGAAGACTACGAACTCGCGGGAGATCTACATCAACCATACATCATCGAAAATAGGCTTCGACGAAATTGTACCCGATGAATCGACGATTACGTTACTTACGAAATAGCTTGTCATCATTCTAAGATATGTGTACTATGAGAGTGAATATTGAAATTGAAGCGGGCAGAGAATATGAGAAGCCCTTTGCATCATCAGAGCCTTTATCGATTAAAGGTTTTTTGGTGCAAAGGGCTTTTTCTTGTTATCCTCGCAGATCTGCTGTACTTTTACGAAATTCATAAGTCTTTTAAAAAAACGTCCACAGGAGTGAGTCCATGAACGTCATTGCCATGAATGAAGCTTTGTTTCACGGTGCCGTCAGTGTCGAGATCACGGAGGATGGGGCCCGGCCCTGGCGCATTCCTTACCGTGAAGCCGCATTATTTCCGCCGGACGGAATCGGCGGGGAAGCGAAGGTCCCCGCAGGCGTGCGCATTTCCTTTTGGAGTGATTCGTCCTCGATTCAAGTAAGCTTTGCTGCAACCGAGAATCCGCTAAGCTTCGATTGTTTGGTAGACGGGCAATTCCATTCGACCCGTACCGCCGAGCCGGGGGAATCCGTTGTCTCGTGGGACGCGCTGCCCGGCACGAATAAGTCGATCGAAATCTATTTATCCCCGAAGCACCCGGTCTGTGTTCAGCGCATCCTGCTCGATCAGGACTCCAGCTTCACCTATTTTCAAGATAAACGCCCCCGCTGGATCGCTTACGGGAGCTCGATCACGCAGTGCAAGGCGGCCAGCCCATCGCAAACCTGGCCGGCGCTTGTCGCGCAAAGCTCA from Paenibacillus ihbetae includes:
- a CDS encoding Hsp20/alpha crystallin family protein yields the protein MFDMIPFGKRREDSISQLMKSFNDVFSNDFFAPFKGSAAMSFKTDIRETENAYLVEAELPGFHKDDIEIRYEEPYLTIKAVRKEASNVEDSDQNIIRRERSYGEYVRHFHVQHIDEDGITASLKNGVLKLEIPKQPNTRAKRIQIRDDM